One segment of Vallicoccus soli DNA contains the following:
- a CDS encoding AMP-dependent synthetase/ligase produces MFLDRVEATPEREAFRGKDAAGQWQSLTWRQARELVEATAAGLFEVGVQRGDSVAVIGATSVEWVLVDTAVLCAGAATTAVYPSTVADDVAYILGDARCRVVLADQDQVAKLREQRASLPHVELVVALQEGADHGDDGWVVGLDELRARGRARLEREPSAVTDVVDTLGPEDLATLIYTSGTTGRPKGVRLVHDNWTYEAVAIEALGLFDVDDLQYLWLPLSHVFGKICTCAHFRIGFVTAVNGDVTTLVDDLATVRPTFMAAAPRIFEKVHNRVVGQVTQAGGAKEKLFRWALATGREVSQRRQQGRAPGPLLAAQHAVADRLVLSKVRGRFGGRMKYFVSGSAALSQDVAEFFHAMGVLILEGYGLTETSAAIFANRPGAFRFGTVGRPLPGMEMRLGEDGELQVRGPAVMRGYHHREEETAQVLDADGWLRTGDIAELDPDGFLRITDRKKDLIKTSNGKYVAPQAVEIRLKALCPYLSQVVVHGDGRTFCSALLTLDADEIRGWAKANGKDGASYEELTRDPQVQAMLSAAVDQLNASVARHEQVRRFAVLPRDLDVEHGELTPSMKVKRRFVEREFRPTLDAFYQDA; encoded by the coding sequence ATGTTCCTCGACCGGGTCGAGGCGACGCCCGAGCGCGAGGCGTTCCGCGGCAAGGACGCCGCGGGGCAGTGGCAGTCGCTCACCTGGCGCCAGGCGCGCGAGCTCGTGGAGGCCACCGCGGCCGGCCTCTTCGAGGTCGGGGTGCAGCGCGGCGACTCCGTCGCGGTCATCGGCGCCACCAGCGTGGAGTGGGTGCTCGTCGACACGGCGGTCCTGTGCGCCGGTGCGGCGACGACGGCCGTCTACCCGTCCACCGTGGCCGACGACGTGGCGTACATCCTGGGCGACGCGCGCTGCCGGGTCGTGCTCGCGGACCAGGACCAGGTCGCGAAGCTGCGCGAGCAGCGCGCGTCGCTGCCGCACGTGGAGCTCGTCGTCGCGCTGCAGGAGGGCGCCGACCACGGGGACGACGGCTGGGTCGTCGGGCTCGACGAGCTGCGCGCCCGCGGCCGCGCGCGCCTCGAGCGCGAGCCGTCAGCGGTGACCGACGTCGTCGACACCCTCGGGCCCGAGGACCTGGCGACGCTCATCTACACCTCGGGCACGACCGGGCGCCCCAAGGGCGTGCGCCTCGTGCACGACAACTGGACGTACGAGGCCGTGGCCATCGAGGCGCTGGGCCTGTTCGACGTCGACGACCTGCAGTACCTCTGGCTCCCGCTCTCGCACGTCTTCGGCAAGATCTGCACCTGCGCGCACTTCCGCATCGGCTTCGTCACCGCGGTGAACGGGGACGTGACCACGCTCGTCGACGACCTGGCGACGGTCCGCCCGACCTTCATGGCCGCGGCCCCGCGCATCTTCGAGAAGGTGCACAACCGGGTCGTGGGCCAGGTGACGCAGGCCGGCGGCGCGAAGGAGAAGCTCTTCCGCTGGGCGCTCGCGACCGGCCGCGAGGTGTCGCAGCGCCGCCAGCAGGGCCGGGCGCCGGGCCCGCTGCTCGCCGCGCAGCACGCGGTGGCCGACCGGCTCGTGCTGTCCAAGGTCCGCGGGCGCTTCGGCGGGCGGATGAAGTACTTCGTGTCCGGCAGCGCCGCGCTGAGCCAGGACGTCGCGGAGTTCTTCCACGCCATGGGCGTGCTCATCCTCGAGGGGTACGGCCTCACCGAGACCTCCGCCGCCATCTTCGCCAACCGTCCGGGCGCGTTCCGGTTCGGCACCGTCGGCAGGCCGCTGCCCGGCATGGAGATGCGCCTCGGCGAGGACGGCGAGCTGCAGGTGCGCGGGCCGGCCGTCATGCGCGGCTACCACCACCGCGAGGAGGAGACGGCGCAGGTCCTCGACGCCGACGGCTGGCTGCGCACCGGCGACATCGCCGAGCTCGACCCCGACGGGTTCCTGCGCATCACCGACCGCAAGAAGGACCTCATCAAGACGAGCAACGGCAAGTACGTCGCGCCGCAGGCCGTCGAGATCCGGCTCAAGGCGCTGTGCCCCTACCTGTCGCAGGTCGTCGTCCACGGGGACGGGCGCACGTTCTGCTCGGCCCTGCTCACCCTCGACGCGGACGAGATCCGCGGCTGGGCGAAGGCCAACGGCAAGGACGGCGCGTCGTACGAGGAGCTCACCCGCGACCCGCAGGTGCAGGCGATGCTGTCCGCGGCGGTCGACCAGCTCAACGCCTCGGTGGCCCGCCACGAGCAGGTCCGCCGCTTCGCGGTGCTGCCGCGCGACCTCGACGTGGAGCACGGCGAGCTGACGCCCAGCATGAAGGTCAAGCGCCGCTTCGTGGAGCGCGAGTTCCGGCCCACCCTCGACGCCTTCTACCAGGACGCCTGA
- the lepA gene encoding translation elongation factor 4, translated as MNTAAPQPSRTDPALIRNFCIIAHIDHGKSTLADRMLQLTGVVDERSMRAQYLDRMDIERERGITIKSQAVRMPWTSQDGTTYALNMIDTPGHVDFTYEVSRSLAACEGTLLLVDAAQGIEAQTLANLYLALENDLHIIPVLNKIDLPAAQPEKYAEELARIIGCDPSEVLRVSAKTGEGVPDVLEEIVRSVPAPVGDPDGPARAMIFDSVYDAYRGVVTYVRVVDGHLSKRERILMMSTGATHEMLEVGVISPEPVPGEGLGVGEVGYLITGVKDVRQSKVGDTVTSASTRATDMLGGYKDPRPMVFSGLYPIDGDQYPDLRDALERLQLNDAAVVWEPETSAALGFGFRCGFLGLLHLEITRDRLEREFGLDLISTAPNVVYRVVMEDGSEITVTNPSEFPTGKVAEVWEPVVRSTILAPSDYVGAIMDLCQSRRGTLLGMDYLSEDRVELRYTLPLAEIVFDFFDNLKSRTRGYASLDYEPTGEEQGQLVKVDILLQGETVDAFSAIVHKDKAYSYGVQMTQRLRELIPRQQFEVPIQAAIGSRVIARENIRAIRKDVLAKCYGGDISRKRKLLEKQKEGKKRMKMVGRVEVPQEAFIAALSTSDTGDKAKK; from the coding sequence CTGAACACCGCCGCGCCGCAGCCGAGCCGGACCGACCCCGCGCTGATCCGGAACTTCTGCATCATCGCGCACATCGACCACGGCAAGTCGACGCTGGCCGACCGCATGCTCCAGCTCACCGGCGTGGTCGACGAGCGGAGCATGCGCGCGCAGTACCTCGACCGCATGGACATCGAGCGCGAGCGCGGCATCACGATCAAGAGCCAGGCGGTGCGGATGCCGTGGACGTCGCAGGACGGCACGACGTACGCGCTCAACATGATCGACACCCCGGGGCACGTCGACTTCACGTACGAGGTGTCCCGCTCGCTCGCCGCCTGCGAGGGCACGCTGCTGCTCGTCGACGCCGCGCAGGGCATCGAGGCGCAGACGCTGGCGAACCTCTACCTGGCGCTCGAGAACGACCTGCACATCATCCCGGTGCTCAACAAGATCGACCTGCCGGCGGCGCAGCCGGAGAAGTACGCCGAGGAGCTCGCCCGGATCATCGGCTGCGACCCGTCCGAGGTGCTGAGGGTCAGCGCCAAGACCGGCGAGGGCGTGCCGGACGTCCTCGAGGAGATCGTGCGCAGCGTCCCGGCGCCGGTCGGCGACCCCGACGGCCCGGCGCGCGCGATGATCTTCGACTCGGTGTACGACGCCTACCGCGGCGTGGTGACGTACGTCCGCGTGGTCGACGGGCACCTGTCCAAGCGCGAGCGCATCCTCATGATGTCGACCGGTGCGACCCACGAGATGCTCGAGGTCGGCGTCATCAGCCCCGAGCCGGTCCCCGGCGAGGGGCTCGGGGTGGGCGAGGTCGGCTACCTCATCACCGGCGTGAAGGACGTGCGCCAGTCCAAGGTCGGCGACACCGTCACGTCGGCGTCCACCCGCGCCACGGACATGCTCGGCGGCTACAAGGACCCGCGCCCCATGGTGTTCTCCGGGCTCTACCCGATCGACGGCGACCAGTACCCGGACCTGCGCGACGCCCTCGAGCGCCTGCAGCTCAACGACGCCGCCGTGGTGTGGGAGCCCGAGACGTCCGCCGCGCTGGGCTTCGGCTTCCGCTGCGGCTTCCTCGGCCTGCTGCACCTGGAGATCACCCGCGACCGCCTCGAGCGCGAGTTCGGCCTCGACCTCATCTCGACCGCGCCGAACGTCGTCTACCGCGTCGTCATGGAGGACGGCTCGGAGATCACCGTGACCAACCCGAGCGAGTTCCCGACGGGCAAGGTGGCCGAGGTCTGGGAGCCGGTCGTGCGCTCGACGATCCTCGCGCCGAGCGACTACGTGGGCGCGATCATGGACCTGTGCCAGTCCCGGCGCGGCACGCTGCTCGGGATGGACTACCTGTCCGAGGACCGCGTCGAGCTGCGCTACACGCTGCCGCTGGCCGAGATCGTGTTCGACTTCTTCGACAACCTGAAGTCGCGCACCCGCGGCTACGCCTCGCTGGACTACGAGCCCACGGGCGAGGAGCAGGGCCAGCTCGTCAAGGTCGACATCCTGCTGCAGGGCGAGACGGTCGACGCCTTCAGCGCCATCGTGCACAAGGACAAGGCCTACTCCTACGGCGTGCAGATGACCCAGCGCCTGCGCGAGCTCATCCCGCGCCAGCAGTTCGAGGTGCCGATCCAGGCCGCCATCGGCTCGCGGGTCATCGCCCGCGAGAACATCCGCGCCATCCGCAAGGACGTCCTCGCCAAGTGCTACGGCGGCGACATCTCCCGCAAGCGCAAGCTGCTGGAGAAGCAGAAGGAGGGCAAGAAGCGGATGAAGATGGTCGGCCGCGTCGAGGTCCCGCAGGAGGCCTTCATCGCCGCGCTCTCGACGAGCGACACCGGCGACAAGGCCAAGAAGTGA
- the hemW gene encoding radical SAM family heme chaperone HemW has protein sequence MPSTLPDGDPAPADGSLPPAALDELAERPLSVYVHVPFCTTRCGYCDFNTYTAEELGPLPGASRVSYVDAALQEVRLAARVLDGRHSGVPTVFLGGGTPTLLPAEDLARLLAGVRDALGLDAGAEVTTEANPDSVDSAYLQRLAEAGYTRVSFGMQSAVPHVLRVLERTHDPERVPRVVEQARAAGLDVSLDLIYGTPGESARDWQASLDAVLAAAPDHVSAYALIVEEGTRLAAQVRRGLLPVPDDDDLADKYLQAEEALGGAGYGWYEVSNWARGPEHACRHNVAYWEGAGWWGVGPGAHSHVGGVRWWNVKHPAAYSRRMAEGASPAHAREVLDREDRRVERVLLELRLARGVPLEVLRAAGRAAAQRHADAGLLDRRALGEGRAVLTLRGRLLADAVVRDLVD, from the coding sequence GTGCCGTCGACCCTCCCCGACGGCGACCCGGCTCCGGCCGACGGGTCGCTGCCGCCTGCCGCGCTGGACGAGCTCGCCGAGCGCCCGCTGTCGGTGTACGTGCACGTGCCGTTCTGCACGACGCGCTGCGGCTACTGCGACTTCAACACCTACACGGCCGAGGAGCTCGGCCCGCTGCCCGGGGCGAGCCGGGTGTCGTACGTGGACGCGGCCCTGCAGGAGGTGCGCCTCGCCGCGCGCGTCCTCGACGGGCGGCACTCCGGGGTGCCGACCGTCTTCCTCGGCGGCGGTACGCCCACCCTGCTGCCGGCGGAGGACCTGGCGCGCCTGCTGGCGGGCGTGCGCGACGCCCTGGGGCTCGACGCCGGCGCCGAGGTGACGACCGAGGCCAACCCCGACAGTGTGGACAGCGCTTACCTGCAGCGGCTGGCGGAGGCGGGCTACACCCGGGTGTCCTTCGGGATGCAGTCCGCCGTGCCGCACGTGCTGCGGGTCCTGGAGCGCACGCACGACCCCGAGCGGGTGCCCCGCGTCGTCGAGCAGGCCCGCGCGGCCGGGCTCGACGTGAGCCTCGACCTCATCTACGGCACGCCGGGGGAGAGCGCGCGGGACTGGCAGGCCTCGCTCGACGCGGTGCTGGCGGCGGCGCCGGACCACGTGTCCGCGTACGCCCTCATCGTGGAGGAGGGCACCCGCCTCGCCGCCCAGGTGCGGCGCGGCCTGCTGCCCGTGCCGGACGACGACGACCTCGCGGACAAGTACCTGCAGGCCGAGGAGGCGCTCGGCGGCGCGGGCTACGGCTGGTACGAGGTGAGCAACTGGGCCCGCGGCCCCGAGCACGCCTGCCGGCACAACGTCGCGTACTGGGAGGGTGCGGGCTGGTGGGGCGTCGGCCCCGGCGCCCACAGCCACGTCGGCGGGGTGCGCTGGTGGAACGTCAAGCACCCGGCGGCGTACAGCCGGCGGATGGCCGAGGGCGCCAGCCCGGCGCACGCGCGCGAGGTGCTGGACCGGGAGGACCGGCGGGTCGAGCGGGTGCTCCTCGAGCTGCGCCTCGCGCGCGGCGTGCCCCTCGAGGTGCTGCGCGCCGCCGGCCGCGCCGCCGCCCAGCGGCACGCGGACGCCGGGCTGCTCGACCGGCGGGCGCTCGGGGAGGGACGCGCCGTGCTCACGCTGCGGGGCCGGCTGCTCGCCGACGCGGTGGTGCGCGACCTCGTGGACTGA
- a CDS encoding ComEC/Rec2 family competence protein, giving the protein MSARPPERPDLRLVAPAAAGWAGAWLALGIPPRPVLLGAAGSLVPLLALLALARRPGPRRSAALVAAAVVACGAGGAAAAAVRVDAVRGGEVAALGAVRAHVVADLVVTGDPRAHAGGPSRSDLLLVPARLEGLRSDGRGGLRARVPVLVLADDPAWRGALPGQRVRAEGRLGPARPGDAQAAVLSARGGPERLAAAGAVQRTAGDLREGLRTAVSGLPERERGLVPGLVVGDTSGLPADLEEDFRTAGLTHLVAVSGANCAIVLGAVLLAARWAGVRGRALPVLGALALLGFLVLARPQPSVLRATVMGLVAVAALASGRRRLGVPALCAAALGLVLLDPWLARSYGYALSVLATAGLLVLAGPLTRRLERRLPRWLAAAVAVPVAAQAVCGPVVVLLSSEVSLVAVPANLLVAPAVPPATVLGVLAAVLAPLGDGPAAVAGTLSGAPAWWIVTVATRAADVPGAAVAWPGGVPGALLLALVTLAGALALVRLPAVLRRRPLPVALAAAALLVLVAPSAARRAPWPPPGWALVACDVGQGDALVLAAGRGTAVVVDAGPDPGPVDRCLRDLGVRRVAALVLTHLHADHVDGLAGVLRRPVGEVVVGPLEEPAASPAAVRRLREALDAAGVPLRRAVLGQRTAHGAVSWTVLGPDGAPDGASPVNDASLVLDVRAGGLRALLTGDVEPGGQLRLLRRVDADGDGAADGGPYDVLKVPHHGSADQLPLLFAVVAARLAVVSSGAGNPYGHPAPSALRLAASTGSLVVRTDERGDVAVLGPADRLRVQGRR; this is encoded by the coding sequence GTGAGCGCCCGCCCCCCGGAGCGGCCCGACCTGCGCCTCGTCGCCCCCGCCGCCGCGGGCTGGGCCGGCGCCTGGCTGGCGCTCGGGATACCCCCGCGGCCCGTGCTGCTAGGCGCCGCCGGCAGCCTGGTACCGCTCCTGGCGCTGCTCGCGCTGGCGCGGCGGCCCGGCCCGCGCCGGTCCGCCGCCCTCGTCGCCGCGGCGGTCGTGGCCTGCGGCGCCGGCGGGGCCGCGGCGGCGGCCGTACGGGTCGACGCCGTGCGCGGCGGGGAGGTGGCGGCGCTCGGCGCGGTCCGGGCGCACGTCGTGGCCGACCTGGTCGTGACGGGCGACCCACGGGCGCACGCGGGAGGCCCCTCGCGCTCCGACCTCCTGCTCGTCCCGGCCCGCCTGGAGGGGCTGCGCTCCGACGGCCGCGGCGGGCTGCGGGCCCGGGTACCCGTCCTGGTCCTGGCCGACGACCCGGCCTGGCGGGGCGCGCTGCCGGGCCAGCGGGTCCGCGCCGAGGGCCGGCTGGGCCCGGCCCGGCCGGGCGACGCGCAGGCCGCCGTCCTGTCCGCGCGCGGCGGGCCGGAGCGCCTCGCCGCTGCCGGCGCCGTGCAGCGCACCGCCGGGGACCTGCGGGAGGGGCTCCGCACCGCGGTGTCCGGGCTGCCCGAGCGCGAGCGCGGCCTCGTGCCGGGCCTCGTGGTCGGCGACACGAGCGGGCTGCCCGCGGACCTGGAGGAGGACTTCCGGACGGCGGGGCTGACGCACCTCGTCGCGGTGAGCGGCGCGAACTGCGCGATCGTGCTCGGCGCCGTGCTGCTCGCGGCGCGGTGGGCGGGCGTGCGCGGTCGGGCGCTGCCGGTGCTGGGGGCGCTGGCCCTGCTCGGGTTCCTCGTGCTCGCTCGCCCGCAGCCCAGCGTGCTGCGGGCGACGGTGATGGGCCTCGTCGCGGTCGCCGCGCTCGCCTCCGGGCGGCGCCGGCTGGGCGTGCCCGCGCTGTGCGCCGCCGCGCTGGGACTCGTCCTGCTCGACCCGTGGCTGGCGCGGTCCTACGGCTACGCCCTCAGCGTGCTCGCCACCGCCGGCCTGCTCGTGCTCGCCGGTCCGCTCACCCGTCGGCTGGAGCGCCGGCTGCCGCGGTGGCTGGCCGCGGCGGTCGCGGTGCCCGTCGCGGCGCAGGCCGTGTGCGGGCCGGTCGTCGTGCTGCTCTCGTCCGAGGTCAGCCTCGTCGCCGTGCCGGCCAACCTGCTCGTCGCCCCGGCGGTGCCGCCCGCCACGGTCCTCGGCGTCCTGGCGGCCGTGCTCGCGCCGCTGGGGGACGGCCCCGCCGCCGTGGCGGGCACGCTCTCGGGGGCGCCGGCGTGGTGGATCGTCACGGTCGCGACCCGCGCGGCGGACGTGCCCGGGGCCGCCGTCGCGTGGCCGGGCGGCGTCCCCGGGGCGCTCCTGCTGGCGCTGGTCACGCTGGCGGGGGCGCTCGCGCTCGTACGCCTCCCGGCCGTCCTGCGCCGCCGCCCGCTGCCGGTCGCCCTCGCCGCCGCCGCCCTGCTGGTCCTCGTGGCGCCCTCGGCGGCCCGACGGGCGCCGTGGCCGCCCCCCGGCTGGGCGCTCGTCGCCTGCGACGTCGGTCAGGGCGACGCGCTCGTCCTCGCCGCCGGCCGCGGCACCGCGGTCGTCGTCGACGCGGGCCCCGACCCCGGGCCGGTGGACCGCTGCCTGCGCGACCTCGGGGTGCGGCGGGTGGCGGCGCTGGTCCTCACCCACCTGCACGCCGACCACGTCGACGGCCTCGCGGGCGTGCTGCGCCGCCCGGTCGGGGAGGTCGTCGTCGGACCGCTCGAGGAGCCCGCGGCGAGCCCCGCCGCGGTGCGCCGGCTGCGGGAGGCGCTCGACGCCGCCGGCGTCCCCCTGCGCCGCGCGGTGCTCGGCCAGCGCACCGCCCACGGCGCGGTCTCCTGGACGGTGCTCGGGCCGGACGGCGCGCCCGACGGGGCGTCGCCGGTCAACGACGCGAGCCTGGTCCTCGACGTGCGCGCGGGCGGGCTGCGCGCGCTGCTCACCGGCGACGTCGAGCCGGGCGGGCAGCTGCGCCTGCTGCGGCGGGTCGACGCCGACGGCGACGGCGCGGCGGACGGTGGGCCGTACGACGTCCTCAAGGTCCCGCACCACGGCTCCGCCGACCAGCTGCCGCTGCTCTTCGCGGTCGTCGCGGCCCGGCTCGCCGTGGTGTCCTCCGGCGCCGGGAACCCGTACGGCCACCCGGCGCCCTCCGCCCTGCGCCTGGCCGCCTCGACGGGGTCGCTCGTCGTGCGCACCGACGAGCGGGGCGACGTGGCCGTGCTCGGCCCCGCGGACCGGCTGCGCGTGCAGGGCCGGCGGTAG
- the holA gene encoding DNA polymerase III subunit delta: MPAAPVTLVVGPEELLVDRAVRAVVLAAREQDPEVEVHDLPAVGLDPGRVVELSSPSLFGERKVIVVRGLHEAADTLVEGLKQQVGTVPDEVSLVLTHRGGPRGSGLLKAARAAGAAEVACAEVKKRSDKLAFVAGEFKAHRRRAAGDAVEALLEAVGGDLRALAGAVHQLCSDTEGAIDAEVVQRYYRGHAEVSGFVVADRAVEGRVGEALLALRRAVSSGTDPVLVVAATAMALRSIVKVATAPRGLREGDLARDLGMPPWKVRTVRGQVKGWDGAGITRALSAVAAADLDLKSGGGGDPLHVLQRMVVTVAGSRDRR, translated from the coding sequence GTGCCCGCCGCCCCCGTCACGCTCGTCGTCGGGCCCGAGGAGCTGCTCGTCGACCGCGCGGTGCGCGCCGTGGTGCTCGCCGCCCGCGAGCAGGACCCCGAGGTCGAGGTCCACGACCTGCCGGCCGTCGGGCTGGACCCCGGGCGCGTCGTGGAGCTGTCGAGCCCGTCGCTGTTCGGCGAGCGCAAGGTCATCGTGGTCCGCGGCCTGCACGAGGCCGCGGACACCCTCGTCGAGGGCCTCAAGCAGCAGGTCGGCACCGTCCCCGACGAGGTGTCGCTGGTCCTCACCCACCGCGGCGGCCCCCGCGGCTCGGGCCTGCTCAAGGCGGCCCGGGCGGCCGGCGCCGCCGAGGTCGCCTGCGCGGAGGTGAAGAAGCGCAGCGACAAGCTGGCCTTCGTCGCGGGGGAGTTCAAGGCGCACCGGCGCCGCGCCGCCGGCGACGCCGTGGAGGCGCTGCTCGAGGCGGTCGGCGGCGACCTGCGGGCGCTGGCCGGCGCGGTCCACCAGCTGTGCTCCGACACCGAGGGCGCGATCGACGCCGAGGTCGTGCAGCGCTACTACCGCGGCCACGCCGAGGTCAGCGGCTTCGTCGTCGCCGACCGCGCCGTCGAGGGCCGGGTGGGCGAGGCGCTGCTCGCGCTGCGCCGCGCGGTGTCCTCGGGCACCGACCCGGTGCTCGTCGTGGCCGCCACGGCGATGGCGCTGCGCAGCATCGTCAAGGTCGCGACCGCCCCGCGGGGGCTGCGCGAGGGCGACCTCGCCCGCGACCTCGGCATGCCGCCGTGGAAGGTGCGCACGGTGCGCGGCCAGGTCAAGGGCTGGGACGGCGCCGGCATCACCCGCGCCCTGTCGGCGGTGGCCGCGGCCGACCTCGACCTCAAGTCCGGCGGCGGGGGCGACCCGCTCCACGTCCTGCAGCGGATGGTCGTCACGGTGGCCGGCTCGCGCGACCGGCGCTGA
- a CDS encoding MOSC domain-containing protein: MSRTVPAPRAAGGAGPARVVSVNVARTTVQLPAQRRPSGIAKLPQDGPVVLARLGAGGDHVVNTKHHGGPDKAVYAYAAEDLAAWAAELGRDLPPGAFGENLTTAGVDVTGAVVGERWRVGLAVLEVAQPRTPCVTFQRRLGVPGWVRRFAERGWPGAYLRVLVEGEVRAGDAVEVLDRPAHGVTVGEAARAGVPGAAPVDPARVRLLLAQDRLAPSLRRVLERVPVPS; this comes from the coding sequence GTGAGCCGTACGGTCCCCGCCCCCCGCGCCGCGGGCGGCGCCGGGCCGGCGCGGGTGGTCTCGGTCAACGTGGCCCGCACGACCGTGCAGCTGCCGGCGCAGCGACGCCCCAGCGGCATCGCGAAGCTGCCGCAGGACGGCCCGGTCGTGCTCGCGCGCCTCGGCGCCGGGGGCGACCACGTGGTCAACACCAAGCACCACGGCGGGCCCGACAAGGCGGTCTACGCCTACGCCGCCGAGGACCTCGCGGCGTGGGCCGCGGAGCTGGGGCGCGACCTGCCGCCGGGCGCCTTCGGCGAGAACCTCACCACCGCCGGTGTCGACGTCACGGGAGCGGTGGTCGGGGAGCGCTGGCGGGTCGGGCTCGCCGTCCTCGAGGTCGCGCAGCCGCGCACGCCCTGCGTGACCTTCCAGCGGCGCCTCGGGGTGCCCGGCTGGGTGCGCCGCTTCGCGGAGCGCGGGTGGCCGGGGGCGTACCTGCGCGTCCTCGTCGAGGGCGAGGTGCGCGCCGGGGACGCGGTCGAGGTGCTCGACCGGCCGGCGCACGGGGTCACCGTCGGCGAGGCCGCCCGGGCGGGCGTGCCGGGCGCCGCGCCGGTCGACCCGGCGCGCGTACGTCTCCTGCTCGCGCAGGACCGCCTCGCGCCGTCGCTGCGACGCGTGCTCGAGCGCGTGCCGGTGCCGTCCTGA
- a CDS encoding DUF1990 family protein: MEDLLRRAVALEPTHRDVGASLRPAPEGWDALDVRAYVGHGPADHAAAAEAVLGWRMHEGAGLAVAASDPVARGGTTVALGLGAGPLRVRFACRVVVVVDEPGARGFAYATLPGHPETGEESFVVRTLPSGLVVLDVRAVSRPAWGLVRLAGPLGRLAQRAAVHAYARAVRRAVVAAR, translated from the coding sequence ATGGAGGACCTGCTGCGCCGGGCCGTCGCGCTCGAGCCCACCCACCGCGACGTCGGCGCCTCGCTGCGCCCCGCCCCCGAGGGCTGGGACGCCCTCGACGTGCGGGCGTACGTCGGCCACGGCCCCGCCGACCACGCCGCGGCCGCCGAGGCGGTCCTGGGCTGGCGGATGCACGAGGGCGCCGGGCTCGCCGTCGCCGCGTCGGACCCGGTCGCCCGGGGAGGCACCACCGTCGCCCTGGGCCTCGGCGCCGGGCCGCTGCGCGTGCGCTTCGCCTGCCGGGTCGTGGTCGTCGTCGACGAGCCGGGCGCGCGCGGCTTCGCCTACGCCACCCTGCCGGGGCACCCGGAGACCGGCGAGGAGTCGTTCGTCGTCCGGACCCTCCCGTCCGGCCTCGTCGTCCTCGACGTCCGCGCCGTCTCGCGCCCCGCCTGGGGCCTCGTCCGCCTCGCCGGCCCCCTCGGCCGGCTCGCCCAGCGCGCCGCCGTCCACGCGTACGCCCGCGCCGTCCGCCGCGCCGTCGTCGCCGCGCGCTGA
- a CDS encoding ComEA family DNA-binding protein, with translation MTDPTTPDPRPPRTARPRTGGATPGWVPRDPAAGEPPGWAVPPWRWEAPEPAADRPWTPSSPGDPDDDGEPGGPWRARRPLPWEEGAPPPPSPGLLPATLAGGRVALAPRAVVGLAVVALLAALLGLGYWWAGRGQVEPLAVAERARPGGDALPGTTAPPAPGEPAGAAGAAPVPAVAPGATAAPGAPQPTAAAVEVVVHVTGRVTRPGVVRLPAGARVADALERAGGPSRGADLTALNLARVLADGEQVLVLAPGELPPTTAPPAPGPATGGPTGGTGATGGTGAAGSTDGPLDLNTATGPELEELPGVGPVLAQRILDFREEHGGFRAVEELQEVSGVGPSTFADLAPLVRV, from the coding sequence GTGACCGACCCGACGACCCCGGACCCGCGTCCGCCGCGCACCGCCCGTCCCCGGACGGGTGGTGCGACGCCGGGCTGGGTGCCGCGCGACCCCGCCGCGGGCGAGCCCCCCGGCTGGGCGGTCCCGCCGTGGCGGTGGGAGGCGCCGGAGCCCGCCGCCGACCGGCCCTGGACGCCGTCGTCCCCGGGCGACCCGGACGACGACGGGGAGCCCGGCGGCCCGTGGCGGGCGAGGCGCCCGCTGCCGTGGGAGGAGGGCGCACCCCCGCCGCCGTCGCCCGGGCTGCTGCCGGCCACCCTCGCCGGCGGGCGCGTGGCCCTCGCCCCGCGGGCCGTCGTCGGGCTCGCGGTGGTCGCGCTGCTCGCGGCGCTGCTCGGGCTCGGCTACTGGTGGGCCGGGCGCGGGCAGGTCGAGCCGCTGGCGGTGGCGGAGCGCGCCAGGCCGGGGGGCGACGCGCTGCCGGGCACGACCGCGCCCCCGGCGCCCGGGGAGCCCGCCGGGGCGGCGGGGGCCGCCCCGGTGCCGGCGGTGGCACCCGGCGCCACCGCCGCGCCCGGCGCGCCGCAGCCGACGGCGGCGGCCGTCGAGGTCGTCGTGCACGTCACGGGGCGGGTCACCCGGCCCGGGGTGGTGCGCCTGCCCGCCGGTGCGCGGGTCGCCGACGCGCTGGAGCGGGCGGGCGGCCCGTCGCGCGGCGCCGACCTCACCGCGCTGAACCTCGCGCGGGTCCTCGCCGACGGCGAGCAGGTGCTGGTGCTCGCCCCGGGCGAGCTGCCGCCGACCACCGCCCCGCCCGCGCCCGGACCCGCCACGGGAGGTCCCACCGGCGGCACCGGCGCGACCGGCGGCACCGGCGCGGCCGGCTCCACCGACGGCCCGCTGGACCTCAACACCGCCACCGGTCCCGAGCTGGAGGAGCTGCCGGGCGTCGGGCCCGTGCTGGCGCAGCGCATCCTCGACTTCCGCGAGGAGCACGGGGGCTTCCGCGCGGTGGAGGAGCTGCAGGAGGTGTCGGGCGTCGGCCCGAGCACCTTCGCCGACCTGGCGCCCCTGGTGCGGGTGTGA
- the rpsT gene encoding 30S ribosomal protein S20 codes for MANIKSQIKRIRTNEAARQRNKAVKSELKTQVRKFREAAEAGNTEAAADLLRLASKKLDKAVSKGVIHKNQAANRKSALAKRFSAL; via the coding sequence GTGGCGAACATCAAGTCCCAGATCAAGCGCATCAGGACCAACGAGGCGGCGCGGCAGCGCAACAAGGCGGTCAAGAGCGAGCTCAAGACCCAGGTGCGCAAGTTCCGCGAGGCCGCCGAGGCCGGCAACACCGAGGCCGCGGCCGACCTGCTCCGCCTGGCGTCGAAGAAGCTCGACAAGGCCGTGAGCAAGGGCGTCATCCACAAGAACCAGGCGGCCAACCGCAAGTCGGCCCTGGCGAAGCGCTTCTCCGCGCTCTGA